In Malassezia japonica chromosome 2, complete sequence, one DNA window encodes the following:
- a CDS encoding uncharacterized protein (COG:S; EggNog:ENOG503NXU0; SECRETED:SignalP(1-18)), with protein MVSIYALLPFVCAAVAKAADASASPSVNWGNVTGSEGQVYPTDVGFLGQTVYSAPPFLAQVDKLNTTRPNGKYGVEMRWLPKDGEKNNATSDDIFRNLGQVSPYHPADDLFPETSGQQVVPKNCTIKQVHILHRHGARYPTGGSTGGEYLFGKKIQNATKAGKLNATGDLAFLNHWNYTLGTEVLTHVGSQELFDSGVKHYYQYGKLLENLTEHKPVIRTTSQSRMLDSARYWTLGFFGWDAPAKMNLEVVTEDKSQNNTLAPNCKSPNMTAPIKAWEQKYTPAIADRLNKMVSGVTIDPSDIYYMMTLCGYETVSIGYSHFCSVFTKEEWEQHEYDVDLQFMAGSGLMSPNAKAYGIGYVLEFIDRITKQKFHGPQTLQNSTLDSNPAYYPLDQGLYADFSHDTAITNIMTAFNLTQVLQVLDPTNPDSKRHYRASRVTPFGARLVFEVMDCDENNNSTQYIRAKVNEAVVPLNQDQGCKSRPDGLCKLNDFIGTLQAHAYKDSHFDVACFGVNGTDYVVTGPSKTGTLTDDQIKKKN; from the coding sequence ATGGTCAGTATTTACGCCCTCCTTCCCTTTGTGTGCGCCGCTGTTGCCAAGGCGGCGGATGCCTCGGCGAGCCCCTCGGTGAACTGGGGCAACGTCACCGGCTCGGAAGGCCAGGTGTACCCTACTGATGTCGGTTTCCTGGGCCAGACCGTCTAcagtgcgccgcctttCCTTGCGCAGGTTGACAAGCTGAACACTACGCGCCCCAACGGCAAGTACGGTGTTGAGATGCGCTGGCTCCCCAAGGACGGCGAGAAGAACAACGCGACGTCGGATGACATCTTCCGCAACCTCGGCCAGGTTTCGCCTTACCACCCCGCCGATGACCTGTTCCCCGAAACCAGCGGCCAGCAGGTCGTTCCTAAGAACTGCACCATCAAGCAGGTCCACATCCTTCACCGCCACGGTGCTCGCTACCCTACTGGCGGCAGCACGGGAGGTGAGTACCTCTTTGGCAAGAAGATCCAGAACGCGACCAAGGCTGGCAAGCTCAACGCTACTGGCGACCTTGCCTTCCTGAACCACTGGAACTACACCCTCGGTACCGAGGTGCTTACCCATGTCGGTTCGCAGGAGCTCTTTGACTCGGGTGTCAAGCACTACTACCAGTACGGCAAGCTCCTTGAGAACCTTACTGAGCACAAGCCCGTGATCCGCACCACCTCGCAGAGCCGCATGCTCGACTCGGCCCGCTACTGGACCCTGGGCTTCTTTGGCTGGGACGCCCCTGCCAAGATGAACCTCGAGGTGGTGACCGAGGACAAGTCGCAGAACAACACGCTGGCCCCTAACTGCAAGTCGCCCAACATGACCGCGCCGATCAAGGCCTGGGAGCAGAAGTACACCCCCGCTATTGCCGACCGTCTGAACAAGATGGTTTCGGGTGTGACGATCGACCCAAGCGACATTTACTACATGATGACCCTCTGTGGTTACGAGACGGTGTCGATTGGCTACTCGCACTTCTGCAGCGTCTTTACCAAGGAGGAGTGGGAGCAGCATGAGTACGACGTCGACCTTCAGTTCATGGCCGGCAGCGGTCTCATGAGCCCCAACGCCAAGGCCTACGGTATTGGTTACGTGCTCGAGTTCATCGACCGTATCACCAAGCAGAAGTTCCATGGTCCCCAGACCCTGCAGAACTCTACGCTGGACAGCAACCCTGCCTACTACCCGCTTGACCAGGGCCTCTACGCCGACTTCTCGCACGACACTGCGATCACCAACATCATGACGGCTTTCAACCTGACTCAGGTTCTCCAGGTGCTCGACCCCACCAACCCTGACTCCAAGCGTCACTACCGCGCTAGCCGTGTCACTCCTTTCGGTGCTCGTCTCGTGTTCGAGGTGATGGACTGTGACGAGAACAACAACTCGACTCAGTACATCCGTGCCAAGGTCAACGAGGCTGTTGTCCCTCTCAACCAGGACCAGGGCTGCAAGTCGCGCCCTGACGGTCTCTGCAAGCTCAACGACTTCATTGGCACGCTCCAGGCCCACGCCTACAAGGACTCGCACTTTGATGTCGCTTGCTTCGGTGTCAACGGCACGGACTACGTCGTCACCGGCCCGTCCAAGACCGGCACGCTGACCGACGACCAGATCAAGAAGAAGAACTAA
- a CDS encoding uncharacterized protein (COG:S; EggNog:ENOG503NXU0) — MLGKVRDGANPFKAQEDKLNVTWTGDHPAIELRWLPKDAARDGAHSEDIFRNLGPASPYSPAKDLFPETIPYEAVPAQCTVKQVHMIYRHGARYPTKGRKKGPGHVGKRIDKAKRHGTFVASSDLAFLNDWTYTLGKGKLVRQGGQDMFNAGTHAYYQYAELMDKLKEHKPVIRTTSQSRMLDSARYWSLGFVGWDAVDKVDLEVLPEGPAWNSTLSPKHACPNAHNKEKKLGRKRASVWGKEYLPALVERLQPMIKGMELTTDDVFNMMALCAYETAALGYSEFCPVFTKKEYESFEYSFDLGFHGDHGFGSETGRAEGMGWVGEFSDRLAKKPFEGPITSQNSTVDSNATYFPLDQPVFVDFTHDTVLMAILTTLNMTQFDGPMDMHHPDPHRTFRASRITPFGARLVFEVMECAEGESTMDYVRAKINEAIIPLNEDQGCTKRPDGLCRLNAFIAHTKKMYNAAHFAEICFAHPR, encoded by the coding sequence ATGCTGGGAAAGGTCCGCGATGGCGCAAACCCGTTTAAAGCGCAGGAGGACAAGCTCAACGTGACGTGGACCGGCGACCATCCCGCCATCGAGCTGCGGTGGCTGCCAAAAGACGCTGCCAGGGACGGAGCACATTCGGAAGACATCTTTCGCAACCTTGGGCCCGCTTCGCCTTACTCGCCAGCAAAGGATCTGTTTCCAGAGACGATCCCGTACGAGGCCGTGCCGGCCCAGTGCACCGTCAAGCAAGTACACATGATCTACCGCCATGGCGCGCGATACCCGACCAAAGGACGCAAAAAGGGACCGGGGCATGTGGGCAAGCGGATCGACAAGGCCAAGCGCCACGGCACGTTTGTGGCATCGAGCGACCTCGCTTTCTTGAACGATTGGACCTACACACTCGGCAAGGGCAAGCTTGTTCGCCAGGGCGGCCAAGACATGTTTAACGCAGGCACACACGCCTACTACCAATACGCAGAGCTTATGGACAAGCTCAAAGAGCACAAGCCGGTCATCCGCACGACCTCGCAGAGCCGTATGTTAGACTCGGCGCGTTACTGGTCGCTTGGGTTTGTGGGGTGGGACGCCGTGGACAAGGTCGATTTGGAAGTGCTGCCGGAAGGGCCGGCGTGGAACAGCACCTTGTCGCCCAAGCACGCATGCCCGAACGCCCACAACAAAGAGAAAAAGCTAGGTCGCAAACGTGCCTCTGTATGGGGCAAGGAGTACCTGCCTGCGCTCGtggagcgtctgcagccCATGATCAAGGGCATGGAACTGACCACGGACGACGTGTTCAACATGATGGCTCTGTGTGCCTACGAGACGGCTGCGCTTGGCTACTCCGAGTTCTGCCCAGTATTCACCAAGAAAGAATACGAGAGTTTTGAGTACTCGTTCGATCTAGGCTTCCATGGCGACCACGGCTTTGGCAGTGAGACGGGCCGTGCGGAGGGCATGGGATGGGTCGGTGAGTTTTCGGATCGCCTCGCAAAGAAGCCATTCGAAGGCCCTATCACATCGCAGAACAGTACGGTGGATTCCAATGCGACCTACTTTCCGCTCGATCAGCCAGTCTTTGTCGACTTTACACACGACACGGTGCTCATGGCGATCCTGACGACGCTCAACATGACGCAGTTTGACGGACCTATGGACATGCATCACCCCGATCCTCACCGCACTTTTCGCGCAAGCCGTATCACACCTTTTGGCGCCCGTCTTGTGTTTGAAGTGATGGAAtgcgccgagggcgagtcGACGATGGACTACGTTCGTGCGAAAATCAACGAGGCGATTATTCCTTTGAACGAGGACCAGGGGTGCACCAAGCGTCCGGACGGGCTTTGTCGGCTTAATGCGTTTATCGCACACACGAAAAAGATGTACAATGCTGCGCACTTTGCCGAAATATGCTTCGCCCATCCCCGCTGA
- a CDS encoding uncharacterized protein (COG:S; SECRETED:SignalP(1-23); EggNog:ENOG503NXU0), whose translation MVNFKPLIAAVCASTSTIVAVSAKDAPINWNNVTGTASETFPTDVGALGDTVPGGAPFVAQRDKLNTTRPFGPYGIEMRWLPKDVGHENTTSNDIFSNLGPYTPWRPSTLFPQTAAYEVLPDQCTVKQVHILHRHGARYPTDGMDDGPGLLAAKIQNTTRNNTFEASGELAFLHDWKYELGVADLVHQGAQELFDSGVKAYYQYGKLLENATEKPVIRASSSSRVVDSARYWALGFFGWDATSKVNLEVLTEADKQNNTLEPKHSCPNGDEIKFGDKMRKQWQNVYLQKPLDRIQQHIKGINLTIDDMENFISMCPYETSGMGYSQFCNLFTKEEWESYEYEADLKFQANNGFMSPTGKAMGIGYVNEFLERVTHGNYSQPQTTQNNTLDKNPTYFPVNQTLYADFSHDSVMVSILTAFNFTQFSTPLGSGSIVTKRGFRASDVVPFGARVVFEVLECTENKQPTNYIRVKINEAVLPLDEGQGCAKRPDGLCKLDDFVGFLKAHANDAAKFELACYGKNGTDFTVTGPVSTGTLEDSQMHK comes from the coding sequence ATGGTGAACTTCAAGCCGCTGATTGCTGCTGTCTGtgcgagcacgtcgacgatcGTTGCCGTGTCTGCCAAAGATGCTCCCATCAACTGGAACAACGTCACGGGTACTGCGAGCGAGACCTTCCCCACGGACGTGGGTGCGCTGGGCGACACGGTCCCTGGCGGTGCGCCCTTTGTCGCGCAGCGGGACAAGCTGAACACGACGCGTCCATTTGGCCCGTACGGCATTGAGATGCGCTGGCTGCCCAAGGATGTCGGCCACGAGAACACGACTTCCAACGACATCTTTAGCAACCTCGGCCCCTACACGCCGTGGCGTCCTAGCACCCTCTTCCCTCAGACGGCTGCCTACGAAGTGCTTCCCGACCAGTGCACGGTGAAGCAGGTGCACATTCTGCACCGCCACGGTGCTCGCTACCCCACGGATGGTATGGACGATGGTCCGGGTCTTTTGGCTGCCAAGATCCAGAACACGACGCGCAACAACACGTTCGAGGCATCGGGTGAGCTTGCCTTCCTGCACGACTGGAAGTACGAACTGGGTGTCGCTGATCTTGTGCACCAAGGTGCACAGGAGCTCTTTGACTCGGGTGTCAAGGCCTATTACCAGTACGGCAAGCTTCTGGAGAATGCCACCGAGAAGCCCGTCATCcgtgcctcgtcgagcagccgTGTGGTAGACTCGGCGCGCTATTGGGCCCTCGGCTTCTTTGGTTGGGATGCGACGAGCAAGGTGAATTTGGAAGTGCTCACCGAGGCCGACAAGCAGAACAACACGCTTGAGCCCAAGCACAGCTGCCCTAACGGTGATGAAATCAAGTTTGGCGACAAGATGCGCAAGCAATGGCAAAATGTGTACTTGCAGAAGCCGCTTGATCGCATTCAACAGCACATCAAAGGCATCAACCTGACGATTGACGACATGGAGAACTTTATTTCAATGTGCCCCTACGAGACGTCGGGCATGGGCTACTCGCAGTTCTGCAACCTGTTCACCAAGGAGGAATGGGAGAGCTACGAGTACGAGGCCGACCTCAAGTTCCAAGCCAACAATGGCTTCATGAGCCCGACTGGCAAGGCCATGGGTATTGGCTACGTGAACGAGTTCCTGGAGCGCGTCACCCACGGCAACTACTCGCAGCCGCAGACGACGCAGAACAACACGCTGGACAAGAACCCGACCTACTTCCCGGTGAACCAGACGCTCTACGCAGACTTCTCGCACGACTCGGTGATGGTCAGTATTCTGACCGCCTTCAACTTTACGCAGTtcagcacgccgctcggtTCGGGCAGCATCGTGACCAAGCGCGGCTTCCGTGCGAGTGACGTAGTGCCGTttggcgctcgcgtcgtCTTTGAAGTGCTTGAGTGCACGGAGAACAAGCAGCCTACGAACTACATCCGCGTCAAGATTAATGAGGCTGTCCtcccgctcgacgagggccAGGGCTGCGCCAAGCGCCCCGATGGTCTGTGCAAGCTGGACGACTTTGTCGGATTCCTCAAGGCGCACGCGAACGACGCGGCCAAGTTCGAACTCGCATGCTACGGCAAGAATGGCACTGACTTTACGGTCACCGGCCCCGTCTCGAcgggcacgctcgaggacagTCAGATGCACAAGTAA
- a CDS encoding uncharacterized protein (SECRETED:SignalP(1-20); COG:S; EggNog:ENOG503NXU0) — protein sequence MIVSLLPLVYLALLAQPGAAKDSTSFKNTTGTSPILFPTDVGFGSDEVPGGAPYNAQIDKISYRPRTDASIEMRWLPKNAKRDHATSDDIFRHLANMTPYKPADKLFPETYGYEKVPDQCEIKQVHILHRHGSRYPDKGHKSGPGNFGEKVQDAVKAGKLKASGELEFLYNWNYDLGQKILVHNGAQEMFMSGVKAYYDYAKLLSNFTAHKPVVRTSSHSRVLDSARYWTLGFFGWDATDKMHLEVLTEDDFQNLTLAGKNACRNADSDDYELSVNVSAIWQNIYLQAPKARLQKNLKGIDLTITDVYNMMSACPYETVGIGYSDFCKLFTKNEWLNFEYDMDLQTMADNGFLNPTARGVGIGWVSEFIARLKKEKFTGPVTTQNMTLDTNSTYFPLDQPLFVDVSHHSQMTSIMAALNLTQFKSKFDPHHNDQNRNFKLSQVLPYGARWVWEVLDCNEKKGNQTYIRMKMNEAIVPLNEAQGCKPRPDGLCKLDDFTSYLEKNAYKASKFDLSCFGKNGTDFKLKGLSTVTDGVVPDSAIVHH from the coding sequence ATGATTGTCTCTCTTTTGCCTCTGGTCTatctcgcgctcctcgcgcagcctGGTGCTGCGAAGGACTCGACGAGTTTCAAGAACACCACTGGCACCTCGCCGATCCTCTTCCCTACGGACGTTGGTTTTGGCAGTGACGAAGTTCCGGGTGGTGCCCCTTACAATGCTCAGATCGACAAGATCTCCTACCGCCCTCGCACCGACGCCTCGATCGAGATGCGCTGGCTCCCGAAGAATGCGAAGCGTGACCATGCCACCTCGGACGACATTTTCCGTCACCTCGCCAACATGACGCCCTACAAGCCCGCTGACAAGCTGTTCCCGGAGACGTATGGCTACGAGAAAGTGCCGGACCAGTGCGAAATCAAGCAGGTGCACATCCTCCACCGTCACGGCTCGCGCTACCCCGACAAGGGCCACAAGTCGGGCCCCGGTAACTTTGGCGAGAAGGTGCAGGATGCCGTCAAGGCCGGCAAGCTGAAGGCTTCGGGTGAGCTCGAGTTCCTCTACAACTGGAATTACGATCTCGGCCAGAAGATCCTGGTGCACAACGGTGCGCAGGAGATGTTCATGTCGGGTGTCAAGGCTTACTACGACTACGCCAAGCTCCTGTCCAACTTCACTGCCCACAAGCCCGTCGTGCGTACTTCGTCGCACAGCCGTGTGCTTGACTCGGCCCGCTACTGGACCCTGGGCTTCTTCGGCTGGGATGCTACGGACAAGATGCACCTCGAAGTCCTCACCGAGGACGATTTCCAGAACCTTACCCTGGCTGGTAAGAACGCTTGCCGCAACGCCGACAGCGACGACTACGAGCTTAGCGTCAACGTCAGTGCCATCTGGCAGAACATCTACCTGCAGGCCCCCAAGGCTCGTCTGCAGAAGAACCTCAAGGGCATTGATCTTACGATCACTGACGTGTACAATATGATGAGCGCTTGCCCCTACGAGACGGTGGGCATTGGTTACTCCGACTTCTGCAAGCTCTTTACCAAGAACGAGTGGCTGAACTTTGAGTACGACATGGACCTGCAGACGATGGCCGACAACGGTTTCCTGAACCCCACGGCCCGTGGTGTCGGTATCGGTTGGGTGTCGGAATTTATCGCTCGTCTCAAGAAGGAGAAGTTCACCGGCCCGGTCACGACGCAGAACATGACGCTTGACACCAACTCTACGTACTTCCCCCTTGACCAGCCCCTCTTTGTGGACGTCTCGCACCACAGTCAGATGACCAGCATCATGGCCGCACTGAACCTCACCCAATTCAAGTCCAAGTTCGACCCCCACCACAACGACCAGAACCGTAACTTCAAGCTTAGCCAGGTGCTCCCTTACGGTGCTCGCTGGGTCTGGGAGGTCCTTGACTGCAACGAGAAGAAGGGTAACCAGACCTACATCCGTATGAAGATGAACGAGGCTATTGTTCCCCTGAACGAGGCCCAGGGCTGCAAGCCGCGTCCGGACGGTCTCTGCAAGCTGGACGACTTCACGAGCTACCTGGAGAAGAACGCGTACAAGGCTTCCAAGTTTGATCTCTCCTGCTTCGGCAAGAACGGTACCGACTTTAAGCTCAAGGGCCTGAGCACCGTCACGGACGGCGTCGTGCCCGACAGCGCAATTGTGCACCACTAA
- the RPL5 gene encoding 60S ribosomal protein L5 (EggNog:ENOG503NU2R; BUSCO:EOG0926419M; COG:J), whose amino-acid sequence MPFTKTVKSDAYFSRYQVKYRRRREGKTDYYARKRLVAQAKNKYNAPKFRLVVRFSNRFVTCQIVHAKIQGDYVLTHASSRELPRYGIKHGLSNWTAAYATGLLVARRALKKLGLDEKYTGEEEPSGELTFTEPLGDDEPRPFKCYLDVGLKRTSTGSRVFGALKGASDGGIFIPHNERRFPGFDPESKELDADVLRNYIFGGHVAEFMEALEEEDDERFKKHFSSYLEDDIGSEDMEELYEKAYEAIREDPEFHPSEKNKDWAAESKKYKQVRLSYDQRKAKIQDKIAALEKAYNVDADN is encoded by the exons ATG CCTTTCACCAAGACTGTGAAGTCGGATGCCTACTTCTCGCGCTACCAGGTGAAGtaccgtcgccgccgcgagggTAAGACCGACTACtacgcgcgcaagcgcctggTCGCCCAGGCCAAGAACAAGTACAATGCGCCCAAGTTCCGCCTTGTTGTTCGTTTCTCGAACCGCTTTGTCACTTGCCAGATTGTCCACGCCAAGATCCAGGGCGACTACGTGCTGACCCACGCCAGCTCGCGTGAGCTGCCCCGCTACGGCATCAAGCACGGTCTCTCCAACTGGACTGCCGCTTACGCCACTGGTCTCCTTGTGGCCCGCCGTGCTCTTAAGAAGCTCGGCCTTGACGAGAAGTACACTGGTGAGGAGGAGCCCAGCGGTGAGCTCACCTTCACCGAGCccctcggcgacgacgagccccGCCCCTTCAAGTGCTACCTCGACGTCGGTCTTaagcgcacctcgaccggTTCGCGTGTCTTTGGTGCCCTGAAGGGTGCCTCGGACGGTGGTATCTTCATCCCTCACAacgagcgccgcttccCCGGCTTCGACCCCGAGTCgaaggagctcgacgctgACGTCCTCCGTAACTACATCTTCGGTggccacgtcgccgagttCATGGAGGCtctcgaggaggaggatgACGAGCGTTTCAAGAAGCACTTCTCGTCGTacctcgaggacgacaTCGGCAGCGAGGACATGGAGGAGCTCTACGAGAAGGCCTACGAGGCGATCCGTGAGGACCCCGAGTTCCACCCCTCGGAGAAGAACAAGGACTGGGCTGCTGAGTCGAAGAAGTACAAGCAGGTCCGCCTCTCGTACgaccagcgcaaggccaagaTCCAGGACAAGATCGCTGCCCTGGAGAAGGCCTACAACGTGGACGCTGATAACTAA
- a CDS encoding uncharacterized protein (COG:S; EggNog:ENOG503NXU0; SECRETED:SignalP(1-18)): MAAIYALLPFVCAAVASAQQASPSVDWQNTTGNTAQAFPTDVGLLGPTLYGKTPFLAQQDKVNSTKPNPGSYGIELRFLPKDADKDNATSADIYRNLGQTSPYFPADDLFPETAAYSTVPKQCTIKQVHILHRHGSRYPASGGAGPSVNTLGEKIYNASKAGNLKASGELAFLNSWNFSLGAEVLTHQGTQELFDSGVKHYYQYGKLLENLTEHKPVLRTTSQSRMLDSARYWALGFFGWDAPSKSNIEVLNEIKGQNDTLVPYYDCNNSFYLSDEILPIWRQQYLNKTIPRIQNQVQGVNFTYNDVYNMQSMCAYELNALGYSNFCSLFTKQEWEDFEYDIDISFQANNGFMSPGGKANGIGWVTEFLARLTNKSFTGPQSEQNSTIDKNSTYFPLDQPLYADFTHDVVIQSILTALNMTQVGDYLPTTKPDPKRRYRASRVTPFGARLVFEVMDCDEKNSTTQYIRAKLNEAVVPLNQDQGCEKRPDGLCKLNDFIKYQNDTAFKASKFDLFCFGKNGTNFTVTGPVHMGALTDAQIEAGQKNASSHGGAAGASSAASSSGASSSGSSSSGSSSSGSSSSGSPSSSASSSKASSGASSASSSK; encoded by the coding sequence ATGGCCGCCATCTACGCGCTGCTTCCTTTCGTGTGCGCTGCTGTGGCCTCGGCCCAGCAggcctcgccctcggtcGACTGGCAGAACACCACTGGCAACACTGCCCAGGCCTTCCCCACGGACGTCGGTCTGCTCGGCCCGACCTTGTATGGCAAGACTCCTTTCCTTGCTCAGCAGGACAAGGTGAACTCGACCAAGCCCAACCCTGGTAGCTACGGTATCGAGCTCCGCTTCCTCCCCAAGGACGCCGACAAGGACAACGCGACCTCGGCGGACATCTACCGCAACCTCGGTCAGACCTCGCCTTACTTCCCGGCCGATGACCTGTTCCCCGAGACGGCTGCCTACAGCACGGTCCCTAAGCAGTGCACCATCAAGCAGGTGCACATCCTCCACCGTCACGGCTCTCGTTACCCCGCTTCGGGCGGTGCTGGCCCTAGTGTCAACACCCTTGGTGAGAAGATCTACAACGCTTCCAAGGCCGGTAACCTGAAGGCCAGCGGCGAGCTTGCTTTCCTCAACAGCTGGAACTTCTCGCTcggtgccgaggtgctcacCCACCAGGGCACCCAGGAGCTCTTCGACTCGGGTGTCAAGCACTACTACCAGTACGgcaagctcctcgagaaCCTTACCGAGCACAAGCCGGTCCTCCGCACCACCTCGCAGAGCCGTATGCTCGACTCGGCTCGCTACTGGGCTCTTGGTTTCTTCGGCTGGGACGCCCCGTCGAAGTCCAACATCGAGGTTCTTAACGAGATCAAGGGCCAGAACGACACCCTTGTGCCCTACTACGACTGCAACAACTCGTTCTACCTCTCGGACGAGATCCTCCCCATCTGGCGCCAGCAGTACCTCAACAAGACCATTCCCCGCATCCAGAACCAGGTGCAGGGTGTCAACTTTACCTACAACGATGTGTACAACATGCAGAGCATGTGCGCTTACGAGCTCAACGCCCTCGGTTACTCGAACTTCTGCTCGCTTTTCACCAAGCAGGAGTGGGAGGACTTTGAGTACGACATCGACATCAGCTTCCAGGCCAACAACGGTTTCATGAGCCCCGGTGGTAAGGCCAACGGTATCGGCTGGGTCACCGAGTTCCTTGCCCGCCTGACCAACAAGAGCTTCACCGGCCCCCAGTCGGAGCAGAACTCGACGATCGACAAGAACTCGACCTACTTCCCGCTGGACCAGCCCCTCTACGCTGACTTCACCCACGATGTCGTCATCCAGTCGATCCTTACTGCCCTCAACATGACCCAGGTCGGCGACTACCTCCCCACGACCAAGCCCGACCCCAAGCGCCGCTACCGCGCTAGCCGTGTCACTCCTTTCGGCGCTCGTCTCGTGTTCGAGGTGATGGACTGTGACGAGAAGAACTCGACTACTCAGTACATCCGTGCCAAGCTCAACGAGGCTGTTGTCCCTCTTAACCAGGACCAGGGTTGCGAGAAGCGCCCTGACGGTCTCTGCAAGCTCAACGACTTTATCAAGTACCAGAACGACACCGCCTTTAAGGCCTCCAAGTTCGACCTGTTCTGCTTCGGCAAGAACGGTACGAACTTCACTGTCACCGGCCCCGTCCACATGGGTGCCCTGACTGACGCTCAGATCGAGGCTGGCCAGAAGAACGCCTCGAGCCACGGTGGTGCCGCGGGTGCttcgtcggccgcctcgtcgagcggtgcttcgtcgagcggctcctcgtcgagcggctcctcgtcgagcggctccTCTTCGAGCGGCTCcccctcgagcagcgcttCGTCGAGCAAGGCCTCGTCTGGTGCTAGCAGCGCCTCCAGCAGCAAGTAA
- a CDS encoding uncharacterized protein (COG:S; EggNog:ENOG503NXU0; SECRETED:SignalP(1-18)) has translation MIALPIAVVLSAVSLGSAQSTSVNWNNVTGTSNITFPTAVGNPGVMVYGAAPILAEQDRLNTTRWQTNNFPVEMRWVPKDAHKDNATSDDIFRNQGATSPYRATPDLFPEMRQYQQLPNNCKLKQVHILHRHGSRYPIGLNVSGVGNFGEKVANATKNGTLHATGDLSFLNKWNYSMGSEVMVHLGAQEEFDSGVKHYYQYGKLLEKYSDKIVVRTTSQNRMLDSARYWMLGFFGWDAPTKANLEVITEIDPKQNNTLAPRCNTTFPAGAAAVAQWRNVYIPNIQKRLQSQAEGLNLTQTDIYNMLSMCPYETVSQGYSQFCNIFTKEEWEQYEYDLDLGFQTTVGFMSPNAKALGVGWAQELLARLDQSNFKGPVTQQNATLDKNTTYFPVHQPLYVDFTHDSSMTAMLTAMNFTQFAGFLNPTKMDPHRKYRTSWVTPFGARFVFEVMECDENQQSNEFIRVKLNEGVVPLDKDQGCEKRADGLCKLNDFTSNLKKAYNESHFEIACYGKNGTDFNVTGLVENGSLNSSQVLSSKH, from the coding sequence ATGATTGCCCTCCCGATTGCTGTGGTGCtgagcgccgtgtcgctgGGCTCGGCGCAGTCCACGTCGGTGAACTGGAACAATGTGACGGGCACGTCGAACATCACCTTCCCTACGGCGGTGGGCAACCCTGGTGTGATGGTGTacggtgctgcgccgatTCTCGCTGAGCAGGACCGTCTGAACACGACCAGGTGGCAGACGAACAACTTCCCTGTCGAGATGCGGTGGGTGCCGAAAGACGCGCACAAGGACAATGCGACGTCGGACGACATCTTCCGCAACCAAGGCGCGACTTCGCCTTACCGCGCGACGCCTGACCTGTTCCCCGAGATGAGGCAGTACCAGCAGCTGCCGAACAACTGCAAACTGAAGCAAGTGCACATTCTCCACCGCCACGGCTCGCGCTACCCCATCGGCTTGAATGTCTCGGGTGTCGGTAACTTTGGCGAGAAGGTAGCCAATGCGACCAAGAATggcacgctgcacgcgACCGGCGATCTGTCCTTCCTCAACAAGTGGAACTACTCGATGGGCAGCGAGGTCATGGTGCATCTTGGTGCACAGGAAGAGTTCGACTCGGGCGTGAAGCACTACTACCAGTACGgcaagctcctcgagaaGTACTCGGATAAGATTGTGGTCCGCACTACCTCGCAGAACCGCATGCTCGACTCAGCGCGCTACTGGATGCTTGGCTTCTTCGGCTGGGACGCGCCGACCAAGGCCAACCTGGAGGTGATCACCGAGATCGACCCGAAACAGAACAATACTCTCGCCCCGCGCTGCAACACCACCTTCCCGGCAGGTGCGGCTGCAGTCGCCCAATGGCGCAACGTGTATATTCCCAACATCCAGAAGCGCTTGCAGAGCCAGGCAGAGGGCTTGAACCTGACGCAGACGGATATTTATAATATGCTGTCGATGTGCCCGTACGAGACGGTGAGCCAGGGCTACTCGCAGTTCTGCAATATCTTTACCAAGGAGGAGTGGGAACAGTACGAGTATGATTTGGATCTCGGTTTCCAAACTACGGTCGGTTTCATGTCGCCCaacgccaaggcgctgggTGTTGGCTGGGCGCAGGAGTTGCTTGCGCGTCTGGACCAAAGCAACTTTAAAGGCCCTGTGACGCAGCAGAACGCTACGCTGGACAAGAATACGACCTATTTCCCAGTGCACCAGCCGCTCTACGTCGACTTCACGCACGACTCGTCGATGACAGCCATGCTCACCGCTATGAACTTTACGCAGTTCGCCGGTTTCTTGAATCCGACCAAGATGGATCCCCACCGAAAGTACCGCACGAGCTGGGTGACGCCATTTGGCGCCCGCTTCGTGTTCGAGGTGATGGAGTGTGACGAAAACCAACAGAGCAACGAGTTTATCCGTGTCAAGCTCAATGAGGGTGTCGTGCCTCTGGACAAGGACCAGGGCTgcgagaagcgcgcggACGGTCTCTGCAAGCTGAACGACTTTACCAGCAACCTCAAGAAGGCCTACAATGAATCTCACTTTGAGATTGCTTGCTATGGCAAGAACGGCACTGACTTTAACGTGaccggcctcgtcgagaaCGGTTCCCTGAACAGTTCGCAGGTTCTCTCCAGCAAGCATTAA